In Campylobacterota bacterium, the sequence ACGATTTCGATACGGCTCATATCGGCTCCCGCTTCGCTGAGCGCGATGGCAATCGTGTAGGGTTCCTCCCCCGTCGATCCCGGAGCGCACAATATCCGCGCGCCGAAACGCGACGAGGCCGCATGCCGCGCGATAAATTCGATCTGTGCCATCTCCCGGAAAAAATAGGTCTCGTTGACGGTCAGGAAATTGACGAGCGCTTCCATGACCCGTTCTTCGCGGTGCAGCGCGCTGAGCAAGGAAGCGTACGAAGTATAACCGCGATCCTTGGCGAAATGGGCGAGTTTGGTCGCCGTAATCGATTTTTTCTGTTCGAAGGTGATCCCCGTTTTTGCCGTAAAATAGGCAAAAACCTCATCAGGGTCGCTGAAATCCTCGGTCACTTCCGAAACCTGCGGTTCGGATTTCGTTTTTTGGGTTCGGAACCATTTCAGCACGGCATCGTCTTTCCGCAGATTTCATCATCCACGATCCGGACGAGATTGCGTCCTTCGCGTTTGGCCTTGTACAAAGCGCAATCGACGTGCGCAATGTTTTCGTGGATACTGAGGGCGCGATCCATTTCCCCCACGCCGATGCTGATCGTCACCGTCCCGTAGCCGTCAAACCGGTGTTCCGCCACCGCCACGCGGAGGTTTTCCGCAACCGATTTTGCCTGTTCGAGCGCCGTGTGCGGCAGAATGACGATAAATTCTTCGCCCCCCCACCGGCCGACGATGTCGATCGATCGGAGATTTTTCCGGAAAATGCCCGCCAGCTCGCAAAGAACGGTATCCCCCGCCTGGTGGCCGTAGGTGTCGTTGATCGTTTTGAAATAATCGATGTCGATCAGTATGATCGAACTGCGATATTCCGAATAACGCGACAGTACCGTTTTCTCTTCGATCAGGCGCTGGTCGGTCTTTTGACGGTTGTAAAGCCCCGTCAGTTTGTCGGTGATCGACATCTCCCGGAGTTTGGTGTTCAGGCGCCGGAGATCGTAATAACGCCATCCGAACATCAGCGATCCGAGGAGGATGAAACCGAGTGTTTTGTAGATGACGTTCCGGTCGATCCAGGGGACCTCTTCGACGGTGGACATCCAGCGGTTGTAGATCCCCTGCATCGTCCCCTCGTCGAGATTCCGAACCGATTTTTCGAAGATCGAATGCAGGATCGGCTGATCGCTGCGGGTCGCGACCCGCAATTCGTCTTTTTCGTAGAGGCGCGACGAGACTTTGAGACTGCCAGCGTACTCTTTTTGGACGTACGAGGTGGCAACCGCCAGATTGTCGATGTATCCGAACAGTTCTCCCCTCTCGACCATTTTCAGCCCTTCGGTAATCGATGCCACCTCGACGATCGAGACCTCTTTGTACTGTTCCCTCAGCCGTCCGAGGGTCGCATATCCTTTGACGACGCCGATTTTTTTCCCTTTCAGATCATTCAGGTTTTCGCTGAAAGGTTTTTCCACGGTCGTGACCAGCACGAGGGGAAAGGTCAGGTAGGGCTCGGTAAAATCGAGATAGGCCAGCCGCTGGGGTGTCTCGCCCGAGAGGGAAAGAATATCGCACCGCCGGGACCTGACGTATTGGAGGGATTGTTCCCAAGAAGAGGTCGGCACAAGCTCGATCGGCGTTCCGAGCTTTTTCTCGAAATGATCCACTACCTCTGCGGCCATACCGATGTGCTTGCCCTCGCGGATCGCTTCGAGAGGATACCATTCGGGATCGACGCACATGAGGATCTTTTTCTTGTTCAGGAGATACTCTTTTTCTTCCGGGCTCAGTTCGAGCCCCTTGTCCGAAGCGGCCATGATATCGTTGAACATAAACCGTCCGAGCTTCTGGTCCGAACGCAAAAGCCCCGCCTGCGAGAGCTGCTTGAAGGCGCGCACGGTGAGTTCGGGATTGACTTCGCCGATTTTGTAAAAATCGGTCAGCATCAGATCTTTCGTCACTTTCGCCTCGTACTGCAGCGCTTCACGGGACTTGTTGGTGGTATATTTGCGCCGAATAATATCGACGATCTCGTCCGAATGGGCCAACGCGTAGTGCCATCCACGGTTCGTCGCCTGGATAAAACGCCGGGTCCGTTCCGTATGCTTCAGCGCTTCGGCGGGGGACGTGAAAAGGTTCACCGCACTCATCACGAACCCGTAATCGGCGGGATCGATCGTTTCGTATTCAATCCCCGCCTTGTCGAGATAATACAGCTCGTTGGAGCGGAAAACGCTCATGACGTCGACTTTGCCGTTGACGAAATCGTCGACGTGGAAAGTGTGGTCGACGAAACGGGCGTTTTTCCCGGTGACCCCGAAATGTCCGAGCATCAGCCCAAGGGTGCTGTATTTGAACTCGTCTTTTGTCCCCATGATCGTTTTCCCCACCATCTGCGACGGGTTCGTGATCCCTTTTCGGGCGACGAAGATGAGCGGGGAATGCTGGTAGTATGTCCCCAGCAGCACGATAGGCTTCAGACGCCCTCCCTCGATGACGATGCTGGTATTGTACAGCCCGTACGTCGCCTTGCGGCTCAGGACGTCCGCGACGGTATCGACCCCTTCACGGTATTCGCGCAACTCGACGTCGAGCCCCGCATCCTTGTAAAACCCTTTTTCCTTGGCCGCGATGAATCCGGCGTATTCGAACTGAAACTTCCACGACATCTGCACCGAAACTTTTTCGAGAGGAGCCTGCGAAAACAGGGGAACCGCCACTATCAAAAAGAAAAAAAATAATCTCACCCAATCCCTTGTCATCGTCATCTGCGTCTATCATCAAGACTTTTTCCGATTATACGATAAATGTTGCTTAAATCGGAGAAAAAAACGCCTAAAAATTAATTTTTTTCACTATCGCCGTTTTCTATACCGCTCTTAATCCCACCGGTGATACAACTACTCAAAGATACCCCGGGGAAAGGAGACGCCATGAAACGGATTATCGCCATTTACAATGAGCATAAAAACAGCATCCAGTTTTACCTGCGCCATACGCTCGCCCATTTTTCGCCCCGTTCTACCGAGGCCAAAGACCTCCGGCGGCTGTTCGAAACCGAAAAATCGGCCGAAGTGGTCTATGCCGTCAACACCGCATTTGTCCAGTCTACCCCAAGCTACGGCCGGCACTACGTCGATACCGAGCGCGAAGGGGCCGACAAATCGTTTTATTTCCAATGGGTCAGTTTCGACAGGGAATCGATCCACATCAGCAATCCCTACCTCCACCCCACCAACGGGCGCCCGACCCTCACCGCGGTCAAACTCGAAGAGGGGCGCTACGTCGTCGCCGACTTCGACATGCTCCGTCTTCTCGAATCGCTCCGGCTGATCGAACACAACAGCGCCTTCGAGAAGATCAACAAGGCGGTGATGGGAAGCGGGGGGATACTGCTCGGCAGCGTCGCGGTGTTCCTGATTTTTTACGGCGCGATGATTTTCGTGCGGATGCTCTTTGCCCCCCACTCTTCCGAAGAGGTGATGCACGAAATCTTCACTTCGATCATCTCGATCACGATCGGTCTGGCGATCTATGACCTCGCCAAAACGCTCATCGAAAACGAAGTGCTGTTCAAAAAGATCGATTACGGCAGCAACCTTCAGACCAAGGTACTGAGCAAGTTCCTCACCTCCATCATTATCGCCCTCTCGATCGAATCGCTGATGGCGGTCTTTAAAATCGTCCTGGACGATTACAGCAAGATCATCAACGCTTTTTATCTCATCACGGGGGTCACGATGCTGATCGTGGGAACGGGGATCTACAACCGCCTCTCCGAGCGCAAGCAGAACGAAAACGGTTAGAGGCGCTTCTGTGGTATCATTAACGCCATGATACAGCTTAAAACCGACGGCCGCGTCAGCATCATCCTTCCCAACACCAACAAGGCGCTCGCCGAGGCGCTCAAAAACGCCACCCCCGAACAACTCTCGACGCTTAAAGAGGGCAAGGACGTCCGGTCGCTCCTCACGTCGCTGTTTCAGGACAAAACAACCTCGGCCAAATCGGACCAGATGTTGCTGGACATCCTCAAAAACGCCCCGGCTTTCAAACAGATGGGCAATTTTTCGGACAACCTCGGCGGCTTGATCAAGGAGCTCAAAAGTTCGCCGGAACTGGCCGCCAAAACCGAAATCCTCACCCCGTTTGTCAAACAGGCTTCCGCCATCAGCGCGCCGGCGCTCCAGACCCAGCTCCTCCAAAGCGGCGTATTCATGGAATCCAAAATCGCCCGCGCCCTTGAGACCCTCCCCCTCCTGAAACAAACGCTCGAAGCATTGGAAACCCTCCTCGTCCAAAGCAACCGTCCACCGATAAAAGAGCATGCGCGCGTCCTCGGTGAACTGCTGAAAAACCCCGTGTTGGCGCAGACCGCACCCGATCCCAAAAACGCCGCTGAGGCAAATTTTTCACCCTCTCCCAAAGCGGCCGCGGCCTTCTCCGAAGCGCTCAGGGGATTTGTCGAGGGGTTGCGCGGGTCGCTGGCCAAAAACGACCTCCTCTACGCCAGGGAGACCGCCGCACTGGTCGACAGACTCGTCTCTATCGCCGCGTCGCTCGAACCGCTTCCGACCCCGCCCTCCCCGCAGGCCGCGCAAGAGGTCAAAACCGCGCTCGGTGAGCTCTATACCCTGCTGCTGCGCAGTTCCGATCCCGCTTCGGATACGCTGCTCGATTCGATCGAATCTCTTTTGAGGGTGCTCCGTTCCCCCTCCGCCGCCGAAGCTACCCTCCAAAACGGCATCGAGCGCCTGGCCGAAACGTTCGAAACCCTCCTCGCATCGGCCGATGTTTCCCTCTCCGAAGAGCTTCCCGCCCTGCTGGCCCAAATCGCCGAATTTACCGATCCCGAAGCGCTGAATCTCGATACCCTCCTCGAAAAATCGCTGGGCAGCGACCTCAAAGCCCGGCTCCTCACCCTCTCCGAGGAGCTTCAGGCCTCCCCCGATCCCAAAGCCGCCGAACTGCGCGAGCACGTCGACCGGCTCCTCACCCAGATCGACTACCACCAGCTCCTCTCGGGGCTGGGCAATTCGACATCGGTCTATTTTCCCTTTGCATGGGAGATGCTCGAAGAGGGGTCGCTCGGGTTCAAAAAAAGCGAAGGGAAAAAGTTCTACTGCGAAATCAACCTCCGGCTCAAAGAGTACGGCGAGCTCAACCTCATGATGGCCCTTTACGACGAAACCCAGATCGAAATCCAGGCGCATACGCAAAACCCCGAGTTCAAAACGCTGCTTACCGAC encodes:
- a CDS encoding CheR family methyltransferase; the protein is MLKWFRTQKTKSEPQVSEVTEDFSDPDEVFAYFTAKTGITFEQKKSITATKLAHFAKDRGYTSYASLLSALHREERVMEALVNFLTVNETYFFREMAQIEFIARHAASSRFGARILCAPGSTGEEPYTIAIALSEAGADMSRIEIVSIDINTEAVERARKGLYGKRSLHRLSDALIDRYFDSEGDKYRIRDSIRSHVRFEAMNVFDPQMKRLGTFDYLLSRNMLIYFDPPTVHAAVRALCALAKGPKSLFFFGHADIHATPSELSEHYTDGVKYYTVRS
- a CDS encoding flagellar hook-length control protein FliK, whose product is MIQLKTDGRVSIILPNTNKALAEALKNATPEQLSTLKEGKDVRSLLTSLFQDKTTSAKSDQMLLDILKNAPAFKQMGNFSDNLGGLIKELKSSPELAAKTEILTPFVKQASAISAPALQTQLLQSGVFMESKIARALETLPLLKQTLEALETLLVQSNRPPIKEHARVLGELLKNPVLAQTAPDPKNAAEANFSPSPKAAAAFSEALRGFVEGLRGSLAKNDLLYARETAALVDRLVSIAASLEPLPTPPSPQAAQEVKTALGELYTLLLRSSDPASDTLLDSIESLLRVLRSPSAAEATLQNGIERLAETFETLLASADVSLSEELPALLAQIAEFTDPEALNLDTLLEKSLGSDLKARLLTLSEELQASPDPKAAELREHVDRLLTQIDYHQLLSGLGNSTSVYFPFAWEMLEEGSLGFKKSEGKKFYCEINLRLKEYGELNLMMALYDETQIEIQAHTQNPEFKTLLTDNVAELRSLLIDAGLTPRRIRIADMKESLQTGGYDDHGTLTDHGFEVTV
- a CDS encoding diguanylate cyclase; translation: MRLFFFFLIVAVPLFSQAPLEKVSVQMSWKFQFEYAGFIAAKEKGFYKDAGLDVELREYREGVDTVADVLSRKATYGLYNTSIVIEGGRLKPIVLLGTYYQHSPLIFVARKGITNPSQMVGKTIMGTKDEFKYSTLGLMLGHFGVTGKNARFVDHTFHVDDFVNGKVDVMSVFRSNELYYLDKAGIEYETIDPADYGFVMSAVNLFTSPAEALKHTERTRRFIQATNRGWHYALAHSDEIVDIIRRKYTTNKSREALQYEAKVTKDLMLTDFYKIGEVNPELTVRAFKQLSQAGLLRSDQKLGRFMFNDIMAASDKGLELSPEEKEYLLNKKKILMCVDPEWYPLEAIREGKHIGMAAEVVDHFEKKLGTPIELVPTSSWEQSLQYVRSRRCDILSLSGETPQRLAYLDFTEPYLTFPLVLVTTVEKPFSENLNDLKGKKIGVVKGYATLGRLREQYKEVSIVEVASITEGLKMVERGELFGYIDNLAVATSYVQKEYAGSLKVSSRLYEKDELRVATRSDQPILHSIFEKSVRNLDEGTMQGIYNRWMSTVEEVPWIDRNVIYKTLGFILLGSLMFGWRYYDLRRLNTKLREMSITDKLTGLYNRQKTDQRLIEEKTVLSRYSEYRSSIILIDIDYFKTINDTYGHQAGDTVLCELAGIFRKNLRSIDIVGRWGGEEFIVILPHTALEQAKSVAENLRVAVAEHRFDGYGTVTISIGVGEMDRALSIHENIAHVDCALYKAKREGRNLVRIVDDEICGKTMPC